A window from Drosophila yakuba strain Tai18E2 chromosome 3L, Prin_Dyak_Tai18E2_2.1, whole genome shotgun sequence encodes these proteins:
- the LOC6533798 gene encoding uncharacterized protein LOC6533798 translates to MASGSRKRASEFNFKLLCDTFAEICPDFRVDHGSDKSESIDFANRVLFELCPRMRQLKQSGMDQMWRLVFHGGTSVYIYTYTFHKPISGQPRLGGGKLYMTVKQAGLLAVAKICSLLPLHHNPRQKILLTPLARAVFDPSNIQKIATRLTDLFRRRVDCNEVVRAVISSCQSDGYHLEHSESHIAVVAVGVTTRELADRKKLRRQTVKQYNRHGKTFDHSQYEIYARFSKMTRQIAEEPPQPDADAGDEKPPVRIRNVSEVLSSIVKSSDDPLSGETIYIKSKAPSNQGIRAEVEAMPTSMDVHLEGISMERMRAEVLAPSQST, encoded by the coding sequence ATGGCCAGCGGATCCCGAAAGCGTGCCAGCGAATTCAACTTCAAGTTGCTGTGCGATACCTTTGCCGAGATATGTCCAGACTTTCGAGTTGACCACGGATCTGATAAGAGCGAGAGCATCGACTTTGCGAACCGAGTGTTATTTGAGCTGTGCCCCAGGATGCGGCAGCTGAAGCAGAGTGGCATGGATCAGATGTGGCGTCTGGTATTCCATGGTGGTACCAGTGTCTATATTTATACTTACACGTTCCACAAACCGATCAGCGGACAGCCACGCCTTGGAGGCGGCAAGCTATACATGACTGTGAAGCAGGCGGGCCTACTGGCAGTTGCGAAGATCTGTTCCCTCTTGCCGTTGCACCACAATCCGCGGCAGAAAATTCTGCTGACTCCGCTCGCCAGAGCGGTATTTGATCCGTCAAATATCCAAAAGATTGCCACCAGACTCACTGATCTGTTCCGGCGCCGAGTGGATTGCAACGAGGTGGTGCGGGCTGTGATCAGTAGCTGCCAAAGCGATGGTTACCATCTGGAGCACAGCGAAAGTCACATTGCCGTGGTGGCCGTGGGTGTCACTACCCGTGAACTTGCGGATCGCAAAAAGCTGCGAAGGCAAACTGTAAAGCAGTACAATCGGCATGGCAAAACCTTCGATCACAGCCAGTACGAGATTTACGCTAGATTTTCCAAGATGACTCGACAAATCGCTGAGGAGCCACCACAACCCGATGCAGATGCAGGCGACGAGAAACCACCcgtgcgtatacgcaatgtgtcTGAAGTTCTAAGTTCTATTGTCAAGTCCAGCGATGATCCACTGAGTGGCGAGACCATATACATCAAATCAAAGGCTCCATCAAATCAGGGAATCAGAGCAGAAGTGGAGGCCATGCCAACGTCCATGGATGTCCATTTGGAGGGCATAAGCATGGAGCGCATGAGAGCCGAGGTATTGGCACCAAGTCAGTCAACCTAA
- the LOC6533797 gene encoding uncharacterized protein LOC6533797, whose protein sequence is MDGCHNDILAPLILAVMVANGHPLTLDEIVDELTAVINSQTELAIAHENIGDGKHGHNSYKPKRRH, encoded by the coding sequence ATGGACGGCTGCCACAACGACATCTTGGCGCCCCTCATCCTGGCCGTTATGGTGGCCAATGGACATCCGCTCACCCTGGACGAGATCGTCGATGAACTAACGGCGGTAATCAATTCGCAAACCGAGCTCGCCATTGCGCATGAAAATATTGGAGACGGAAAACATGGCCACAATTCGTATAAGCCAAAACGAAGGCACTAA
- the LOC6533800 gene encoding uncharacterized protein LOC6533800 isoform X2 has translation MFLSDFKESQSGKFVLTGVKPETFAHFLHYVYTYDANTLEKHTCLMVMELLQCGSTWLVESLVSNCMQIMKGKITILDIGDLLRVFQKAHDIMHENLISLCVQEIRKRFSQRMNCYEVLFLTSDVFEQYLIITEGYLLQIERFKMMQTYLTVNGLIDNGAVNGVVGQVELPETTNKDGGQIEKKEGESDDKDCSESNGKLLTCKAILDTNEKKAHEVAIPEEPKDKLIHQEYVKTLLGHIEFGSMSKKDFYSVVGKSGLLNEKEKYEYLYLTQ, from the exons ATGTTTCTCAGTGATTTCAAGGAGTCCCAATCGGGAAAATTTGTCTTAACTGGTGTCAAGCCAGAAACATTTGCCCATTTCCTCCATTATGTGTACACCTACGATGCAAACACTCTTGAAAAGCACACATGCTTAATGGTAATGGAGCTACTCCAATGCGGCTCCACCTGGCTCGTGGAGTCTCTCGTCTCCAATTGCATGCAGATTATGAAGGGGAAAATAACCATACTGGATATCGGCGATCTTCTCAGAGTCTTCCAGAAAGCTCACGACATAATGCATGAGAACCTCATCAGTCTTTGCGTCCAA gaAATACGGAAACGCTTTTCCCAAAGAATGAATTGCTACGAAGTTCTGTTCCTAACTTCAGATGTCTTCGAGCAGTATCTCATTATCACCGAGGGGTATTTGCTTCAGATCGAGAGGTTCAAAATGATGCAGACTTACCTAACCGTTAATGGGTTAATAGACAATGGGGCGGTCAATGGTGTTGTTGGTCAAGTGGAACTTCCGGAAACTACCAATAAAGACGGCGGACAAATAGAGAAGAAAGAAGGTGAATCTGATGATAAGGATTGCTCTGAATCTAATGGTAAACTCCTAACTTGCAAGGCGATTCTCGATACAAACGAGAAGAAAGCACATGAAGTGGCCATCCCAGAAGAGCCAAAGGACAAACTCATACACCAAGAATATGTAAAAACTCTATTGGGCCATATAGAATTCGGTAGTATGTCGAAAAAAGATTTTTACAGCGTAGTTGGCAAGTCTGGTTTGTTgaacgaaaaggaaaaatacgAATATCTCTACCTAACCCAAtaa
- the LOC6533795 gene encoding uncharacterized protein LOC6533795: MEDINFNDFTPKERYEIIKEFLVKMQNAKSMPSKDMHVQRFFEHYLRKFYKMPEKLVNDIAYCQRAIKTHLEIHQTIVSVFAQQADADPIIKDKYINELEEMLHELNAECNYLVLRLQDDIDRFCSAFTEQDIKPNKMVIKDIVSAAIIPLIVNPNIALKPCFVMERPNEAQLIRKYFIIEGIEPTVEIPPIVESPDPLSPSHTNLDVRKSRLNLQAALSRARANCKPAERSKEYDQAEFTKDSILHAVGLCSHAEYKRLKLSMVLLQKRKPKPTEKTK; the protein is encoded by the exons ATGGAGGACATTAATTTCAACGATTTCACGCCAAAGGAGCGCTACGAGATCATCAAAGAGTTTCTGGTGAAGATgcaaaatgccaaatccaTGCCGAGCAAGGACATGCATGTTCAAAGATTCTTCGAACATTATTTGCGAAAGTTCTACAAAATGCCGGAAAAATTGGTCAACGATATTGCCTACTGCCAACGGGCAATCAAAACTCATCTGGAGATCCACCAG ACAATAGTCAGTGTTTTCGCGCAACAGGCGGATGCT GATCCCATTATCAAGGACAAGTACATCAACGAACTGGAAGAGATGCTCCACGAACTAAACGCTGAATGCAACTACTTGGTGCTCCGCCTTCAGGACGACATAGATCGTTTCTGCTCAGCTTTCACGGAGCAGGATATAAAGCCGAACAAAATGGTTATCAAAGACATTGTCAGTGCAGCTATAATTCCACTCATCGTTAACCCGAATATAGCCCTCAAGCCGTGTTTCGTAATGGAGCGACCCAACGAGGCTCAGTTGATCAGAAAGTATTTCATAATAGAAGGAATAGAGCCCACTGTTGAGATTCCGCCCATTGTGGAATCACCAGACCCACTTTCACCCTCACACACCAACCTGGATGTGAGAAAAAGCCGTCTAAATCTACAGGCAGCTCTGAGTCGCGCTCGTGCCAATTGTAAGCCGGCGGAGAGAAGCAAAGAATACGACCAGGCAGAATTCACCAAGGATTCCATTTTGCATGCCGTGGGTCTCTGCTCGCACGCAGAGTATAAACGGCTCAAGTTATCAATGGTTTTGCTCCAGAAGCGTAAGCCTAAGCCAACTgagaaaactaaataa
- the LOC6533800 gene encoding kelch-like protein 41b isoform X1: MESKMNKLQPEFSEFLKNKEFSDCNIEVENKSFECHKVILASASEFFERMFLSDFKESQSGKFVLTGVKPETFAHFLHYVYTYDANTLEKHTCLMVMELLQCGSTWLVESLVSNCMQIMKGKITILDIGDLLRVFQKAHDIMHENLISLCVQEIRKRFSQRMNCYEVLFLTSDVFEQYLIITEGYLLQIERFKMMQTYLTVNGLIDNGAVNGVVGQVELPETTNKDGGQIEKKEGESDDKDCSESNGKLLTCKAILDTNEKKAHEVAIPEEPKDKLIHQEYVKTLLGHIEFGSMSKKDFYSVVGKSGLLNEKEKYEYLYLTQ, from the exons ATGGAATCTAAAATGAATAA GCTACAGCCGGAGTTTTCCGAATTCTTGAAGAACAAAGAATTCTCCGATTGTAATATTGAGGTGGAAAACAAATCCTTTGAATGCCACAAAGTTATTTTGGCCAGTGCATCGGAGTTCTTTGAGCGCATGTTTCTCAGTGATTTCAAGGAGTCCCAATCGGGAAAATTTGTCTTAACTGGTGTCAAGCCAGAAACATTTGCCCATTTCCTCCATTATGTGTACACCTACGATGCAAACACTCTTGAAAAGCACACATGCTTAATGGTAATGGAGCTACTCCAATGCGGCTCCACCTGGCTCGTGGAGTCTCTCGTCTCCAATTGCATGCAGATTATGAAGGGGAAAATAACCATACTGGATATCGGCGATCTTCTCAGAGTCTTCCAGAAAGCTCACGACATAATGCATGAGAACCTCATCAGTCTTTGCGTCCAA gaAATACGGAAACGCTTTTCCCAAAGAATGAATTGCTACGAAGTTCTGTTCCTAACTTCAGATGTCTTCGAGCAGTATCTCATTATCACCGAGGGGTATTTGCTTCAGATCGAGAGGTTCAAAATGATGCAGACTTACCTAACCGTTAATGGGTTAATAGACAATGGGGCGGTCAATGGTGTTGTTGGTCAAGTGGAACTTCCGGAAACTACCAATAAAGACGGCGGACAAATAGAGAAGAAAGAAGGTGAATCTGATGATAAGGATTGCTCTGAATCTAATGGTAAACTCCTAACTTGCAAGGCGATTCTCGATACAAACGAGAAGAAAGCACATGAAGTGGCCATCCCAGAAGAGCCAAAGGACAAACTCATACACCAAGAATATGTAAAAACTCTATTGGGCCATATAGAATTCGGTAGTATGTCGAAAAAAGATTTTTACAGCGTAGTTGGCAAGTCTGGTTTGTTgaacgaaaaggaaaaatacgAATATCTCTACCTAACCCAAtaa
- the LOC6533794 gene encoding alpha-ketoglutarate-dependent dioxygenase alkB homolog 7, mitochondrial produces the protein MIIQNRIPLIGHILRRCHQQAMKINARKYNLTAYFGKWPETEQKEFRQHMRIIADFISEPEEQQLHEEIEPYMSRLRYEFDHWDDAIHGFRETERKKWFPKNREVLERVRQVAFDGAIMPYVHILDLAPDGVIKPHVDSTRVSPEAPLKNNFYADILLPRRSLYIMSHTARYNFTHEILSKEHSQFRGTLVPKTRRISIICRNEP, from the exons ATGATTATCCAAAATAGGATTCCCCTTATAGGGCATATTTTAAGACGGTGTCATCAACAAG CGATGAAAATAAACGCTAGAAAATACAACTTAACAGCATATTTTGGAAAATGGCCAGAAACGGAGCAGAAGGAATTTCGCCAGCATATGCGCATTATCGCGGATTTCATTAGTGAGCCAGAGGAACAGCAGCTTCACGAGGAAATCGAACCCTATATGAGCCGCCTGCGCTACGAGTTCGATCACTGGGACGAT GCCATTCACGGTTTTCGGGAGACGGAGCGGAAGAAGTGGTTCCCCAAAAACAGAGAGGTCCTGGAGCGCGTGCGCCAAGTCGCCTTCGATGGAGCAATTATGCCCTATGTCCACATCCTGGATCTTGCGCCCGATGGCGTAATCAAGCCCCATGTGGATAGCACGCGAGTAAGTCCGGAGGCGCCTCTGAAGAACAACTTTTACGCTGACATCCTGCTGCCACGCCGCTCCTTGTACATAATGAGCCACACGGCTCGCTACAACTTCACGCACGAGATACTGTCCAAGGAGCACTCCCAGTTTCGGGGTACGCTGGTGCCCAAGACGCGTCGCATTTCCATCATATGTCGCAACGAACCCTAA
- the LOC6533796 gene encoding uncharacterized protein LOC6533796: protein MVMELLQCGSTWLVESLVSDCVEIMKGKITILDIGDLLRVFQKAHDIMHENLISLCVQEIRKRFSQRMNCYEVLFLTSDVFEQYLIITEGYLPQIERFKMMQTYLTVNGLIDNGAVNGVVGQVELPETTNKDGGQIEKKEGESNDEDCSESNGEPPTWIRLILDTNEKKAHEVTIPEEPKDKLIHQEYVKTLLGHIKFGSMLKKDFYSVVGKSGLLNEKEKYEYLYLTQ from the exons ATGGTAATGGAGCTACTCCAATGCGGCTCCACCTGGCTCGTGGAGTCTCTCGTCTCCGATTGCGTGGAGATTATGAAGGGGAAAATAACCATACTGGATATCGGCGATCTTCTCAGAGTCTTCCAGAAAGCTCACGACATAATGCATGAGAACCTCATCAGTCTTTGCGTCCAA gaAATACGGAAACGCTTTTCCCAAAGAATGAATTGCTACGAAGTTCTGTTCCTAACTTCAGATGTCTTCGAGCAGTATCTCATTATCACCGAGGGGTATTTGCCTCAGATCGAGAGGTTCAAAATGATGCAGACTTACCTAACCGTTAATGGGTTAATAGACAATGGGGCGGTCAATGGTGTTGTTGGTCAAGTGGAACTTCCGGAAACTACCAATAAAGACGGCGGACAAATAGAGAAGAAAGAAGGTGAATCTAATGATGAGGATTGCTCTGAATCTAATGGTGAACCCCCAACTTGGATACGCCTAATTCTCGATACAAACGAGAAGAAAGCACATGAAGTGACCATCCCAGAAGAGCCAAAGGACAAACTCATACACCAAGAATATGTAAAAACTCTATTGGGCCATATAAAATTCGGTAGTATGTTGAAAAAAGATTTTTACAGCGTAGTTGGCAAGTCTGGTTTGTTgaacgaaaaggaaaaatacgAATATCTCTACCTAACCCAAtaa
- the LOC6533802 gene encoding uncharacterized protein LOC6533802 isoform X2: MEHLRPLSYEEMCQMELLQAAGGATASSAAPAMMPIMVIPTALLPAPIDGAAGGGVPGGAGVGGVGSGAMVEHYYQLQPTHHLLPAETLTATTATATANSGELALLQGEQIPHPSIQHPQQMNILCTGTLGRQRMPASAGGGHNPNINPNPNPTVAATLPRGFQPAAFVTDVESDFEGSECGAGSMTTTCIPHFRFGACGLQSLQQQHHQQQQQQDAVVGCGSLAYMMSTGTLGRGRRLAGGGSKPKRVSFKGDNLPPPSPPPPPAVELDENGLPIPGGPGDAGSCSYMHFDNYMDYQTTGFGGLPDVTEHSNIRRTLSRQNSISNSDSGGEIASIQKSKVNFGNPLAGGVVVGGDIVGLDAKSPTSLGSTTGAGATGKAKAKASRKANAGADGGQKGRRGSWLVAITLVSAICLLAIAATLAYQHFLMAPSRNSHAQRLRIVRRILREVPLVDGHNNYAWNVRKYAHSSLELHLSHDVDHKSLWARPAWAQTDMERLKQGLVSVQVWSAYVPCEAQGLDAVQLALEQIDIVRRLSDMYARETVLATSSQDIVEAHRRGLLASLIGVEGGHTIGSSLGVLRSFYSLGARYLSLTHRCDVSWAGSSASPAEQGLTPFGKAIVREMNRLGMMIDLSHSSDATARDVLQVTRAPVIFSHSAARQLCNSTRNVPDDILRLVAENGGLIMLSFDSEDVACGRQARLQDVIEHIKYVRAIAGIQHIGLGAGYDGIELPPLGLEDVSKYPELLAALLEDHNWSEEDVAMLAGRNFLRIMETVETVRDYWKRAAIQPIEQTEPQPKTQCTYMSS, encoded by the exons ATGGAGCACTTGCGACCGCTGAGCTACGAGGAGATGTGCCAAATGGAGCTGCTCCAGGCAGCCGGCGGAGCAACGGCATCCTCGGCTGCGCCGGCCATGATGCCCATCATGGTGATACCCACAGCTCTTCTGCCGGCTCCCATCGACGGGGCCGCGGGCGGAGGAGTTCCAGGTGGtgctggtgttggtggtgttggGAGTGGAGCCATGGTGGAGCACTATTATCAGCTGCAGCCCACGCACCACCTCCTGCCAGCCGAGACGTTGACAGCAAcgacagcgacagcaacagcGAATTCCGGCGAATTGGCGCTCCTGCAAGGCGAACAGATTCCACACCCGAGCATACAGCATCCACAACAGATGAACATCCTGTGCACCGGAACACTGGGACGCCAGAGAATGCCGGCTTCGGCTGGTGGCGGGCATAATCCAAACATAAATCCCAATCCAAATCCCACGGTGGCGGCTACTTTGCCGCGCGGTTTCCAGCCCGCCGCCTTCGTTACGGACGTCGAGTCGGATTTCGAGGGCAGTGAATGCGGAGCGGGCAGCATGACCACCACCTGCATCCCGCACTTCCGCTTCGGAGCCTGCGGCCTTCAGTccctgcaacagcaacaccaccagcagcagcagcagcaggatgcaGTGGTGGGCTGTGGTTCGCTGGCCTACATGATGAGCACTGGCACCCTGGGCAGGGGGCGTCGTCTGGCCGGCGGAGGGAGCAAGCCCAAGAGGGTGTCCTTCAAGGGCGACAACCTGCCGCCTCCGTCGCCTCCGCCGCCACCCGCCGTCGAGCTGGACGAGAATGGGCTGCCCATACCGGGTGGACCCGGAGATGCGGGCAGCTGCTCCTACATGCACTTCGACAACTACATGGACTACCAG ACGACTGGTTTCGGTGGACTGCCCGACGTCACCGAGCACTCGAACATCCGCCGCACACTGTCCCGCCAGAACTCGATCTCGAACAGCGATTCCGGCGGCGAGATAGCCAGCATCCAGAAGTCAAAGGTGAACTTTGGCAATCCTCTGGCCGGTGGCGTGGTCGTGGGCGGAGATATAGTGGGTCTGGACGCCAAGTCGCCCACATCGCTGGGTTCCACGACTGGAGCCGGCGCCACTGGCAAAGCGAAGGCTAAGGCGTCGAGGAAAGCGAATGCCGGTGCAGATGGCGGACAGAAGGGCAGGAGAGGATCCTGGCTGGTGGCCATCACTCTGGTCAGCGCCATCTGTCTACTGGCCATCGCCGCCACGTTGGCCTACCAGCACTTCCTCATGGCGCCCAGCCGCAATTCCCATGCCCAAAGACTGAGAATCGTTCGTCGTATCCTGCGCGAGGTGCCGCTGGTCGACGGGCACAACAATTATGCCTGGAACGTTCGCAAGTACGCCCACAGCAGCCTGGAGCTCCATCTCAGCCACGACGTGGACCACAAGTCACTGTGGGCGCGGCCGGCGTGGGCGCAAACGGACATGGAGCGACTCAAGCAGGGATTAGTCAGCGTCCAAGTGTG GTCAGCATATGTGCCGTGCGAGGCGCAGGGCTTGGACGCGGTCCAGTTGGCTCTGGAGCAGATCGACATTGTGCGGCGCCTGTCGGACATGTATGCCCGGGAAACGGTGCTGGCCACATCCTCGCAGGACATTGTCGAGGCACATCGCCGTGGACTGCTGGCCTCGCTGATTGGTGTGGAGGGTGGTCACACGATTGGCTCCTCCCTGGGTGTGCTGCGATCCTTTTACTCCCTGGGCGCACGCTATCTCAGCCTGACGCATCGCTGTGACGTCTCGTGGGCGGGATCGAGTGCATCGCCGGCGGAACAGGGACTCACGCCCTTTGGCAAGGCCATTGTGCGTGAGATGAACCGACTGGGCATGATGATTGATCTGTCGCACAGCTCGGATGCCACGGCCAGGGATGTACTCCAGGTGACCCGCGCTCCGGTTATCTTCTCCCACTCCGCCGCCCGTCAGCTGTGCAATTCCACGAGGAATGTACCGGATGACATCTTGCGCCTGGTGGCCGAGAATGGCGGCCTAATCATGCTGAGCTTCGACTCCGAGGATGTGGCCTGTGGGCGGCAGGCGCGCCTCCAGGATGTGATCGAGCATATTAAGTATGTGCGTGCAATTGCCGGCATTCAGCACATTGGACTAGGTGCCGGATACGATGGCATCGAGCTGCCGCCCTTGGGGCTGGAGGATGTGTCCAAATATCCGGAGCTATTGGCCGCCCTGTTGGAGGATCACAACTGGAGCGAGGAGGATGTGGCCATGCTCGCGGGCAGGAATTTCCTGCGCATCATGGAGACGGTGGAAACGGTGCGGGACTACTGGAAGCGAGCGGCCATCCAGCCCATTGAGCAGACAGAGCCACAGCCCAAGACGCAGTGCACCTACATGTCCTCGTGA